The following is a genomic window from Pedobacter sp. KBS0701.
TTTATTATTTGTAATAAAATATTTAATTTTTTTTCTCTCGGATCTTTTTTTTTGCTTATTTGTTGTTGTTTTTCTTCAAATTTTAATGTGTATTTTATGTTTTATGGCATTTTTGTGTGAAAATTATCTTCATAATATTTATATTGCCTGTACATTTATCTAAATTAATATGAAAAAACAGCTATTTTATGTATTGCTTGGGTTTTATTTACTCCCATTAACCTCTTTTGCGCAAAATATTATAAAAGGTAAGGTTGCAACATTGAAAGGAGAAGGAATTATAGCCGCTTCTGTTAAGGAGAAAGGTACAGGAAAGGGTACTGTTACCGATCAGAATGGAGATTTTCAGATTTCAGTTTCTGATAAAGGAACCCTAGTTGTAAGTGCTATTGGATATGAAACCAGAGAAGTAGTAACTACAAACGGACCTTTAACAATTATTTTATCGGAAAGTGCACAAAATCTTGGCGATTTTGTGGTGGTTGGAACCCGTGGTAAAGGCCGCTCTTCTATTCTTACGCCTGTTCCTGTTGATGTGATCAAGATTAATCAGGTGAACATGCCTACTGCAAAAATGGATTTAACTTCAATTTTAAACGCTGCTTCACCGTCTTTTAATTTTAACAAACAAAGCGGATCTGATGGTGCAGATCAAATAGATTTGGCTACGCTTAGAGGTTTGGGGCCAGATCAGACATTGGTTTTGGTAAATGGCAAACGTCGTCACCAAACAGCCTTTGTTGCAGTATTCGGAACCAGGGGAAGAGGAAATTCAGGAACAGATTTAAATGCGATTCCGGAATCTTCGATAGACCGTGTTGAGATTTTACGCGATGGTGCATCGGCACAATATGGATCGGATGCAATTGCAGGGGTAATTAACCTAATATTGAAAAAGGATGTTGGCGTTTTAAGTGTTAATACAGGGTATTCAGGTTATTATGATCCAAGAAACAACACCCACTATGCTAAAGAACTGGGGCAGTATCGCCAGGGTGGCGCAATTGATGGGAATGCGTTTTCGTTAGGGGCCAATTATGGTGTTGCACTGGGTAAGCATGATGGCTTTATTAATTTCTCCGGAAACTTTTTTGCTAATGGAAAAACATTCAGACAAAATCTGAATACAGATTTAAGTACCAAAGATGGTTTGCCTATTAATACGGTGAGGAGATCTACTGGTGATGGATCGGTAACCTCTGGCGGTTTAATGTATAATATGGAACTGCCAATTGCAAATACAAAAACAGTCATTTACTCTTTTGGAGGTGGTAATATAAAAGCCTCTGATGCTTATGCGTATACCAGAAATTTATCAGAGCGGCCTGAGCGTTTTCCTGACGGGGTTGCAGGAAATCCAATTTTACAAACCACAATAGACGGAGAAACTTATTTTGATCCGATCATCCAGACAAAAATCCAGGATTTATCCTTTGCAGCAGGTGTAAAAGGTATATGGGGTAAAGACTGGAACTGGGATTTAAGCAATACACTAGGACGTAACAATTTTCATTTTTATGGCGATCAAACATTTAATGCTTCTCTTGGTGCCGGTAAAACTCATTTTGATGATGGGGGTTTTTCATTTTTGCAAAATACAGTCAACTTTAATTTAAGTAAGGCAATTCCAACTGTTGCCTCCGGTTTGAATTTGGCTTTTGGCTTAGAGCATAGATATGAAAACTATAAAATTTATGCAGGAGAAAAAGATTCATATTCTAACTATAACCCAGATAAAGCTACAGGTTCTCAAGGTTTTCCGGGTTATCAGCCAGGCGATGAAGTTAACGCGGGCCGATCTAATGTTGCTGCTTATGTTGATGCAGAATTGGATGCTACCGATAAGTGGCTTATAGGTGTTGCTGTCAGGGCAGAAAATTACAATGATTTTGGCTTCACCAGTAACTACAAATTTGCGACACGTTATAAATTAACAAACAATTTTAATGTTCGTGGATCGATAAGTACAGGTTTTCGTGCACCATCACTACAACAAATTAATTTCAGCAATACGTTTACAAACGTGCAGGGAGGCAAGGTTTTCGAAGTTAAAATCGCGCCGAACTACAGTCCAATTACAAAAGCAGCCGGAATTCCTGATCTTAAACAAGAAAAATCTGTTAATGCAAGTTTAGGCTTTTCGTGGAAACCGGTTTCTGAAATTACGGTAACCCTGGATGGTTATCGCATTAATATTAAAGATAGGGTGGTATTATCTGGTCAATTTGATGAAAGTATACCCGCTTTAAAACCAATTTTGAATCAATTGAATGTATCACAGGCACAATTTTTTGCAAATGCGGTTAACACCACAAATTATGGTTTGGATTTAGTTGTAGATTATACTAAACGCTTTGATAATAAAAGCATTAAGATCTTATTTACTGGGAACTTAAATCATTTAAATATTGATAAAATTAATATTCCTAATGCTTTAAATGGTTCTTATGAAAATCAGCAGGCATTTTTTAGTGACAGAGAGCAAGCATATATTAAAGCATCTGCTCCTCCTGTAAAACTGGGTTTAAACTTAGATTATGGGTTTGGTAATTGGATGGTTGGAACGCATTTTCTATACTATGGCAAAATTTCGATTTTAGGTTATGGTTATGCAAACACTTATCCACCTTTGGTTGAACTGGATAATGATCCAAGCAAAACGGTTTTAGAACAGTTCAATTATTCAGGCAAAATGGTTACCGATATTTATGGTTCTTACAAAATCTCGAAAAAAGTGACGGTGTTTTTTGGTGCAGATAACGTTTTTAATATTCACCCTGATTATGGTTACGTACAAGGCGCAAAACTTTCTGCCTACGATGGTGAAACAGGTGGTGCATGGGATGCCGTTCAAATGGGTTTTAATGGTCGGAGGCTCTTTACCAAATTGGCTTTTAACTTTTAAAAGGGGCTGAATATCGATGCTTAAAGAGGCTGTGTCGTAAATATAGAATTGTCATCCTGAAGAATAATTAATAGTTTAAAATCAATAAGAGTGAGGTGTAATTCTCTTTTTTTGTCCTACGGCGCGGTCTTGCCTCGGCTCGCCGCCGCCGAAGGGCTCTTTCTTTTTGGCATCAAAAAGAAACAAAAACTGCCGGCTGAAAATTTTTCTTTCGAAGCTAGCAGGTTGGCTTAGACTGTGCAGCCCGAAAAATTTGTTAGGCCGGATTTAAGTAGAACGGGGATACCTTACTATGGCTTAGTTGGATGGAAATGCGAAAGCAGTTAAAATGCTGATTAATAATAATTGCAAAATAACGTTAATGGTAGCTTGCCAAAAGACTTGTTTTAAATGTCTTACAAAGCGTTTCGACAGGCTCAACGTGACAAATCCAAAATGAATTACTATTTATGATACAGCCTTTTTTTTCTTTTTCCCCCACCAGATCAAAAATCCGGTAGTGGGCAAGGTTGCAATAATTAATGAAGCCATAAATGCCAGTATCTTAGTAGGCCAGCCAAATAGGCCACCATCATGCATATCAAGATTTGAATTACGCCATTTTACACCCAATGGCTTATTCTGATGTAACATTTGATCCGTAAGCAAACCCGTATTTGGATTGAAGTAGAAATAATTTAATCCACGCCAGGCATCTCCCGAATGAATGATCTGAACGGTAGCCATCATACTTGCTTTTTTTTCTTCAGGATAATTTAGCAGGATCGCTTTGTAATTCCCTTTATTTAATCTGATCAGCGTATTTAAGGCCAGATTACTGGCTAATCTGGTTTTATGTTCAGCCGGAGATTGTACGTATTCTCTTAACAGATTCGGCTTTTTAGCTGTGCCTAATGACTTATAAATGCCCAGTTCCCACCATTTAAATGACCACACCAGGCCT
Proteins encoded in this region:
- a CDS encoding TonB-dependent receptor produces the protein MKKQLFYVLLGFYLLPLTSFAQNIIKGKVATLKGEGIIAASVKEKGTGKGTVTDQNGDFQISVSDKGTLVVSAIGYETREVVTTNGPLTIILSESAQNLGDFVVVGTRGKGRSSILTPVPVDVIKINQVNMPTAKMDLTSILNAASPSFNFNKQSGSDGADQIDLATLRGLGPDQTLVLVNGKRRHQTAFVAVFGTRGRGNSGTDLNAIPESSIDRVEILRDGASAQYGSDAIAGVINLILKKDVGVLSVNTGYSGYYDPRNNTHYAKELGQYRQGGAIDGNAFSLGANYGVALGKHDGFINFSGNFFANGKTFRQNLNTDLSTKDGLPINTVRRSTGDGSVTSGGLMYNMELPIANTKTVIYSFGGGNIKASDAYAYTRNLSERPERFPDGVAGNPILQTTIDGETYFDPIIQTKIQDLSFAAGVKGIWGKDWNWDLSNTLGRNNFHFYGDQTFNASLGAGKTHFDDGGFSFLQNTVNFNLSKAIPTVASGLNLAFGLEHRYENYKIYAGEKDSYSNYNPDKATGSQGFPGYQPGDEVNAGRSNVAAYVDAELDATDKWLIGVAVRAENYNDFGFTSNYKFATRYKLTNNFNVRGSISTGFRAPSLQQINFSNTFTNVQGGKVFEVKIAPNYSPITKAAGIPDLKQEKSVNASLGFSWKPVSEITVTLDGYRINIKDRVVLSGQFDESIPALKPILNQLNVSQAQFFANAVNTTNYGLDLVVDYTKRFDNKSIKILFTGNLNHLNIDKINIPNALNGSYENQQAFFSDREQAYIKASAPPVKLGLNLDYGFGNWMVGTHFLYYGKISILGYGYANTYPPLVELDNDPSKTVLEQFNYSGKMVTDIYGSYKISKKVTVFFGADNVFNIHPDYGYVQGAKLSAYDGETGGAWDAVQMGFNGRRLFTKLAFNF